The sequence ATATCAAGAATAtacttaatgtttttttttcaaggatgaCTAGTATGGATGGcaaaaagtttgattttagtgcattttaagaaaaaaaagtgtaagCTTCTTTATGATAAAGAGTGCATTTTATAcgttaattgataaaatatggTGACTAAAAGATTACGCTATAAATATTgcctttttaaaagaaatttctcCGAGAAAAGGAAGGACATACTTTTCTTTACAACAGTAAGAACATactttatgattaattaaaaataataatttattaaaaaatttaattgcaacaaaaattttaattttaaattattaattataaataagtgTCATTAAATTTCTCGCGCTAATATTTAAAGAGTgtaaattgataaaaatgaatatatgatgccTAGAAAGATTACGCGATAAGTTTCGCCGGCTAATTCtataatttttccaaaaaagaaacaatataatttatcatttttactaTAAATAAGGCTATTACaatctttaaataaaagtaattaatgcCTTAAGATTACATGATAGTCATTACCTATCAAAAAATcctttcaataaaaaaagaaaacataatttaagatcttccaaaaaaaatgagtttattaaaaaataaactacataaaagttttaattctaattcattaatatatgtattattGAAAGCAAAGATTTTAAGATAAGGTTTAagaatgtttttttatctttctaaaatatataaaatttggaaTTGATCTcttcgattttttttatttcatttcaatttctttaaaattttaatatgttattatttgtttagTGTTAATTCGATATGTAAATCCATTATTTTAGTTAGTATCTTAACATGCCAAACAtcgtttttttaaattgttgtacAAATGTCTCAAAATCTCCCTTTAACATTTTGTGTGTCATATGAGCGGATTCATTaatagagtttttctttttgcaaAGCAGATTCTGGATGAATAATGACATGTTAAAAGTTTTGGGGAACTCAAATAAGAAGTAATTTTTTGGAGAGACCAGTTTCAGATTTTTCATaagagagataaaaatatactttaaatttaaaataattattgtaaaagttttctttaaaatactaTAGAAAGTATTTGCATTCTAATgtctatataatttttatttccatGTAAAGGAATTGGGAAAGTTACATTCACATGAGAATGTTGGAAGTTATTTTCTAATCCCATTATAGctgatctttaaattttttagtttaaagttttaaaaaaatattcctaaaaatattaaaagttaaccaatcatatttttaatatattaaaaaattcttaattataatattgtcAGAAATACAATTTTCAAGAACGTAGCATCATAATCAACTTATTAACTATCCTTTCCCACTCTATTATTTGAACCAAAACCATCTTAATTAATGTATtcagtgaaaaaaattaattttagccacttataaaaaactaaatatgtgaaaaaatttaagaacttaGGTGtgtaagttattataaatttctgacaatatcttctattttcacacaaaaaatataaaacaaaatatttgtgattaatatttctcataaataaaatttctccGATGTTACAGTTTACATTTAAAGTCACTGATGCATTGATGATGGGTAGGTGAATAAActtttcctttgttcaattaggaaaaaaaagtaaaaaactttTCCTTTTAGGAATCAATAATTTAAtaccttcatttttatttaaattttaataaattttcaaataaatattaattatatttatagttcATACATAACACTAATGTACTTATAAAAAAGTGTACTTCAATTGGTTAAATAAAatgtatgaattattataaatttttaataattgtcttgattgttataaataaaaaatagtaatgtattatcaaagtaataaattaatggattaaacatgtttttttatttctcaaaatataatgaattataaaaaatttattacctTTAATCCTTACATTTATTAAAAGTCAggtagttttagtctctctttgAGTTTTTTTAGGAAGTCTCTCATTAGTTATAGGTACTAAACatatgtattttattaaaataaatttgtactcaaatataagaaaaaaaaatagatcaaaatataaatatatgttaacTAATTTCTTAAGAAtaccatttttaaaatattctataTTTAGTTGagattctatttttaataatttatttttaattttgatacgaAGTTTTAATAATCTAATGAAAgagaatttaagaaaaaaatgttttaaaaataagattaataaaattaaacaatattaattaacttttaattagtataaattaattttgtttatatttaaggatagaggaaaagactaaaaatgaataaaactaaaattgaaattcataatattttaaaagacaaaaacatattATTAACCTGATATGATAAGATTGATAGATAATTTTATCTCTTAAACATACCATCATGAGTTTAATAAGTGATTtgtgtgtaaaaaaatatttattagaaaaaattaatctcttaaataaattttaatatctcaaaaaattaatgattaacttTAATATCAAGGAATATTTGATTCACAATAAAGATGAAAGAcacatttaatattaaatttaattaacagtTTATCCAATTAAATAATCACTTTCGATACTGAACCAACTAATTACTTTATgaaagaattaattatttatcataacatTATTTTTCCCGAGTTAGGATAGAATtccccaaaataaaaaagagaggatAGAATCtccaaatattaaatatttacagCTAAgcaaaataacaaagaaaagcAGTTTACTGTGGTTAGAACCATAACTCATGAATTAATCTTCCAAGTTCATTCTTTAGTGTATCGAGGCTCACCAACCATCAACCAAGCATGGCAACTATAAACAGCCATACCATAATGGACACTCCTAAATAAACAATCCCATCAAACCATATTATTAAATTGCCTTCCACTTTCGAATCTctgtcctaattttttttttttttcatcttaaaCCAACTCTCTCTATCCATTctagttttcaaattttcattcatGAATGCCCACCTACTATTCCTCTTCTCCTAGAGGCATCTCTCTTTCCCATTCTTCTCCTTCCTCCTTCCTAGTTTCAGTTCAATCTGCATTCCATACCCCATCTTTCAAATCTCAACTTTTTTACACCCATTcgatcttttcttccttctatTTGATCTTTGCACGTGTCAGCACTCTCCACATGAGTTTCAGAATGATGACGAATGGAGCACAGAAAACATAGTTGGATTTCTATCAGCACCGGCATCAAAACCATCTTGGGGTActgtatttcattttttatttttctcttcccttagaaattttctactaaaaaccatttgaaagtgaagttttcatttttaacattAATGAGCAATAGCATCTTTTCTGTGTTCAATATTCAGATGCCAATCTTCATTcctaggaaacaaaaaaaaaaaaagttccaaaTCACATGCAATAAAACCTTAGCTGATATTCTACACTGTTTATGGAATTGGACATTTGTATATAATTAACAACACTCCATTTTGTGACAGGCAAAAGCATTTCCAGGTCAAGAATTTTCGGTCTATACTTCCCATTTTGTCATACTGTTGGGGTTGTGATCTGCACCATGGCAACCACATTAAAAGGAATCTACAAGAGTATCAAATACATCACACAAATATTTGGTAATCCTTTATATATGCACCCTTGAATGCAATTTTGGTTTTCTGGGTTTTTGTTGTTGGTGGTGCTAAGTTGGGAAATGGGTACTGTTCCAGTTTTGAAGGAGCGGGAGATGGAAATTGGGTACCCGACAGATGTTAAGCATGTGGCTCACATTGGATGGGATGGCCCCTCAGGAACTGGACCCAGTTGGGTACGGAACTGATGAGCACTTTACCTGGCCATTTATGTTTCAACTATTTaagatccaattttttttttgtcattttctctattatttttttatcagagaAATTAATTCTGTATTAACTGTGTAAATGATTTTTACAATGTCATCCAACAACCATAGTTATATCTATCTATTATAATTTCTGATTGGTTGAgggtatacatttttttttatactgacATGTGcatagaaattattattttgttttttgtttcagATGAATGATTTTAAAACAGCGCCTGATTTTTCAACGTCACTAGGTAACTTGGGTGAACTAAATGACCCCAATGGTATGGCTGTCACCGCATCATGGTCCTCCCAAGGTAAGCTTTGCTTCTCACTCCACACATAACAAAATTTCTTCTGAGTCAAGTGTTGATTTTTGCTACCGAATGTGGTGCCATTAAATATTGAGATTGAGATACTGTATTCATGTGGAACGGTGCAGTGtccttaatttaaataatacaaatagGTGCCCCTTCACGGGTTAACTAGTAAAAAGGGGAACATGGATTTGATTATTGTTGTGTCTCTTGATTATCTTCTAGATAAAATTGTGAGGCTTCCAAAAGCTATCTAGATTCTTTGCCTCCATAGGAAGAGTTTGGCTGTTATGTCACGAGCAAACTCAGCTCCAACGTGGGGAATCTAATGGCTCTTGGCTTTACAATTAAAACTGTTTCAAGTGGTCCACACCAGAATTTCTTAAACGGAGTGGTTTGATTGTGTTGAATttagtatttaatattatatatcactGTGCTTGATAAGAATATGTTTTGTTGGTCTTTAGTTTTTCCATGTGGTAAGTTTCCTCAATGTGATCAAGTTAAACCCTTTAAAGAACTGAACAACCTAATTGAGTGAAACTGCAAAACTGTATGAATAGTTCTATTAGTGAAGATCATAAGATTTGTTCTTATTGGTGTGTGATTAAGATGGAACCACCGATATACAACATTACTAATTACTATGACCTTCTAATATGATCTCCGGAAATTTGTTGCTATCATtcatatcaaatatatatatcgaTAGCTAATTGTAACCTAAGAAGCACAAACACTTGTAAGTGTCCTTGTTTTGTAACCTTGTCAGATATGTATCCATGTTGGATACTGCATGGATATTTCAAATACTTTTAAttgcatttatatattttttatacttttattttttgaacttttataCCGATACTGGTTGGAATAACAcaataattagataaaattttatattttattagatttataaTGACTTATGCTCAATTTTAAAACATGAATCCTCTCGtgtgatttaatttttcatttcatattaactttagattaattatatgtatattatattatagcaGTGTTGCgtccaataatttttaaaatttgccaTATACTCGTATTTTGTTGGATTGTGTTGGTGCCTATATCCTGTATTTGTGCTTCCTAGACTGTATCAGCAGCCAACTTAAACAATCTTACctctaatgtattttttatgccTAGATATACACCTGATCTTACCCTTTAAAAAGCTTTACGATTGTATTACTTAAATGATAGGTTGTTCTTGGAACTGTATATTTTGGGAATCATGGTATGTTTGAATGCGGTTGTTGATATTGCTAAGAAGAATTTAGCCGTGCACTTTTTGGAGTTCTGCTCTTCTGTTGGACATATTAGCTGTTACTGTGACTCTGAACTCCCAAGGGTAAATATGATGTACTGTGTTATTGCATAAGCAATGTGTTCAAGGATGGATTTAGTGCATTTGGAGTATCTGGTTCCTCAGAATTAAGAATTTCACTGAAAACAATGTAGTGATATTCTCTGTTTGAAAGCTGCACTCCATGCTCAGAACTGGGAAGTACTAGTTTCATATGCTACGAAATTAGTTTAACCACacaattttatgtttaaaatagcCTGTCTATTTGCTgggtaattttctttttctggaagttttttgttttccacCCATGTTACCTTTGACTTTAGTCACTATACATTACTGATTCCTCTGCAATTATGCAGTTACATactagaatttattttatttccattgtttgtgaattgtgattatATTTCCTGATAGTTATAGGAGAGAATCATGAGATCTTTTATAttcttcaaaaatcaaaattgtttGCTGGTGTAGGAACTATATTAATGTAAATCAGATCTTGCCGGGTTACCTGGTGCCATGGATTTATTTCCTGTTTggatgttatttattattttttttgtatgataaTCATTCCTTACTTGGCTTTGAACAGATTTTGAAGAGTCCACAGGAAGCCAACCAGCATCAAACATTTACAAAGGCATCCCATCTGCTGGGGTTTCTCATGCTTCTAAgaaatccaaaaagaaaaagaccaagTCACCTTCCTCTTCTGAGTCGCTATCTGCTTCATCAAGACACTCAAGAGCAACAAAGTCAAAGGCTGCATATAGTGACAGAGAAGCTACTCCAATCTCTTAAAAGTAGCGGGTTCAAGACTATGGAATTggtgggagaaaaaaaaatttcattgtgAATAGCAAGATTATGCTCTCATCTGGTGATCCATTAggggaagaaagaaaataaagttggATTTGAAAATTTTCCTGCTATTTAGTACAGATCCTAATCCGCAGAGAGAAAAACCAAATTGCTTGTCTTTTTGTCTAAAGGCTGAGAATACAAGTGAAAAACCCAACAGGAGGTTTTTCTTGGATGATAAAATTTGGTCTTCTCTGAATCATATGCATCCTTATATTCGGTAGTTGTATTGTCAGTTTTGCAGATTTAAATGAATGGACATGGAACAAGGATATACCAATAGATGCCTATTTAACAAGATTATTATGCTAGtaattgattattcttgaagtaGAATGTAATCAGCGTACTTATATACACCTGCAGATTGGAATGCTAGTGGCCAGAGAAGGGGATTCCAAGTTGTTGGTATCCTCTTTGCTGAATGATGTTCATCACTCAATTGGTCCTTCAAGGTGCATTGTGTTGTATGTTTTGCCTTGTTTGTACTTTTTAGTAGTCCATTTATACAACTTCTAtgaagtttttttctttataatactTCTATTAGTCTTTGAGCATGCATAGAGGTCACCAAAATATAGAAATGCCGTGCCTTTTGCTCCATACAAATCATAATCCAACACTCAACAGGGTTGAGTCTGAGAAATTTGGGCTAGTATCACGATTTGAATATCCACCAAGAAGTGCCTATATTTAATATGTAGCCATGTTTGGAGTAAAGATTATTTCCTATAAGGGATGCgtctagaataaataaataaataaattataaaaggaGGAAGAGTTGATAGATTTCATTTATTCACTATGACGTGTTTGTGACTCAAAATGATTGGAGCCACTAATTTGTCCTCTTAAATCTTGGAAAGATACTGATGAATTCACCTGCTGATTTATCTATAATGTGgatattatatgattttatttttttcaagtagGATAAGAACATATCCATATGATCAACTTctgaatcataaaaaaataaaataaaaagatgatcAACTTCTCATGCATTCCTTCATTAATTCATTTTGAAATAttgtttattgtaatttttttaataaagaaattgAAAGTAGGGTGaattatctttctttcttttttttgtccttgaaaACAAGGTAAACCGATAAACATGAAACCGTGCAGAACCTTGAAATTTCCCAGACAATGATTCCCCCCCCCCTCCTTTCACTTTGTGGAAAAATAAGGATCACTACCTCTGCCTCAGCCATAAGGAATATAAAAAAAGCAGAATATCATGTTGCATCGCCAATAAGAAGGAGA comes from Glycine soja cultivar W05 chromosome 20, ASM419377v2, whole genome shotgun sequence and encodes:
- the LOC114402373 gene encoding CRIB domain-containing protein RIC10-like, encoding MATTLKGIYKSIKYITQIFVLKEREMEIGYPTDVKHVAHIGWDGPSGTGPSWMNDFKTAPDFSTSLGNLGELNDPNGMAVTASWSSQDFEESTGSQPASNIYKGIPSAGVSHASKKSKKKKTKSPSSSESLSASSRHSRATKSKAAYSDREATPIS